In Xanthomonas sacchari, a genomic segment contains:
- a CDS encoding XVIPCD domain-containing protein — MAEGNEGSTPPPATTLTDSELRALAYFGVGIGSEGGDSGKNVSYQLSFAGNVRNGVMTPVGNSGYSIGTLQTDLGQHPEVAASLVEAYQTWAGRAHPDWVLTEAQQTQTASDLGRNGRTITAQQGRALDATVKSHLDTFLTSDAGLTYVHERDTAQVNLLMRPGSGVNQLRETALYQGATLDEQAKLATIVLKLENQGGERYYPRIIDGISKGTITSAEDAQTVVNGFLPNRGGRSRTEPDYIETGAAHALEATDVFNALRNADARSPLHQPWQNVLANPLVNPTQTGQDAARPNLNAEYTTVKNLFLQKSNAPALIEALNQGGAYGYNVPDRQGRPRPQSTSLYASGDDFVVMDGNGAGKAYIGGAWSDMNRADLTRVNNHDGTVDLNISRGGTTDRLLHLDPNAPVLRLPQPVTGPVDQTPPTPVQQAPLPGTGERGGQRQGAIESNPTPLLPTDLRDPAHPGNAAFQRTLGEVHRMEDGQGIPHGPHSEKVAAALMVEAERSKQGITNVEMRADGHVQGVARYNAFESEKRVNVDPQSAQSGTIETYTAQWSQARSAHYASNAPAAERTPEQSQALALLPPEDRQMFDKIRGATPGHLSDDVVAKALYAAKHDGIADASKIDSVHMLGDRLVVNGTTPGFRGVVDVSQPTPPLQEAAHQTLALNQQQAIAQQQDETQRQQRAQDTATRTV; from the coding sequence ATGGCAGAAGGGAATGAGGGCTCCACGCCGCCGCCGGCGACTACACTGACGGATTCGGAGCTGCGGGCACTGGCCTACTTTGGCGTGGGCATTGGATCAGAAGGAGGCGACAGCGGGAAGAACGTCTCCTATCAACTCTCCTTCGCCGGCAATGTTCGCAATGGGGTGATGACCCCAGTGGGAAACAGCGGCTATTCCATCGGCACCTTGCAGACGGATTTGGGCCAGCATCCCGAGGTAGCTGCGTCTCTGGTGGAGGCGTATCAGACCTGGGCGGGCAGAGCCCATCCGGACTGGGTGCTCACCGAAGCGCAGCAAACCCAAACAGCCAGCGACCTCGGCCGCAACGGGCGCACGATCACGGCCCAGCAAGGTCGGGCCTTGGACGCGACCGTCAAATCGCACCTGGATACCTTCCTCACTTCGGATGCGGGCCTCACCTACGTCCACGAGCGTGACACTGCCCAGGTCAACTTGTTGATGCGGCCCGGTAGCGGGGTCAACCAGCTCCGAGAGACAGCGCTCTACCAAGGCGCGACACTGGACGAGCAGGCCAAACTGGCCACCATCGTGCTGAAGCTGGAGAACCAAGGCGGGGAGCGCTACTACCCAAGGATCATCGACGGCATCAGCAAAGGAACGATCACCAGCGCGGAAGACGCCCAAACCGTCGTCAACGGATTTCTGCCCAATCGTGGTGGGCGAAGCCGAACCGAGCCCGATTACATCGAGACCGGCGCTGCGCACGCCCTTGAAGCAACAGATGTCTTCAACGCCTTGCGCAATGCGGACGCGCGCAGCCCGCTACATCAACCCTGGCAGAACGTATTGGCCAATCCACTGGTCAACCCCACGCAGACAGGGCAGGACGCGGCAAGGCCGAATCTCAACGCGGAATACACGACAGTCAAGAACCTGTTCCTGCAGAAGAGCAATGCCCCTGCGCTGATCGAAGCATTGAACCAGGGCGGAGCCTACGGCTACAACGTCCCTGATCGTCAGGGGCGCCCCCGGCCGCAGTCCACCAGCCTGTATGCCTCCGGCGACGACTTCGTCGTGATGGACGGGAACGGAGCGGGGAAGGCCTACATCGGCGGCGCTTGGAGCGACATGAATCGCGCCGACCTCACGCGCGTCAATAACCACGACGGCACCGTCGATCTGAACATCAGCCGCGGCGGCACTACCGATCGGCTGCTCCACCTGGATCCGAATGCACCGGTCTTGCGTCTGCCACAACCAGTAACCGGCCCGGTCGATCAGACACCACCCACACCTGTGCAGCAGGCACCGCTCCCGGGGACTGGAGAGCGCGGTGGCCAACGACAAGGCGCCATTGAATCCAACCCAACGCCACTATTGCCGACAGACCTGCGCGATCCCGCGCATCCCGGAAACGCTGCATTTCAGCGCACCCTCGGCGAGGTCCACCGCATGGAGGATGGGCAAGGCATTCCGCATGGGCCGCACAGCGAGAAGGTAGCCGCTGCACTGATGGTAGAAGCGGAGCGAAGCAAGCAAGGCATCACCAATGTCGAGATGCGAGCCGATGGCCACGTGCAGGGTGTCGCGCGCTACAACGCCTTCGAATCCGAAAAGCGTGTGAACGTGGATCCGCAAAGCGCTCAGTCGGGAACCATTGAGACCTACACCGCGCAGTGGTCCCAGGCGCGCTCAGCCCATTACGCCAGCAACGCACCAGCAGCGGAGCGAACACCCGAACAAAGCCAGGCATTGGCCCTGCTCCCACCCGAGGATCGGCAGATGTTTGACAAGATCCGCGGCGCGACGCCCGGCCATCTCTCGGACGATGTGGTGGCAAAGGCGTTGTATGCAGCGAAGCACGATGGCATCGCGGACGCGTCCAAGATTGATAGTGTGCACATGCTGGGAGACCGTCTTGTGGTGAACGGGACGACGCCCGGCTTCCGTGGCGTGGTGGATGTTTCACAACCAACGCCGCCGCTGCAGGAAGCCGCGCATCAAACATTGGCACTCAACCAACAACAGGCGATCGCGCAGCAACAGGATGAGACTCAACGGCAGCAGCGGGCGCAGGACACAGCTACCAGAACAGTGTGA